From Aegilops tauschii subsp. strangulata cultivar AL8/78 chromosome 5, Aet v6.0, whole genome shotgun sequence:
AATTAATTGAGCAGGACAACTTCATCTCAGATTAGATGTTAGACATATATCCTGCTTTTGACATGGCTAACCGCTAAAAGATCCTCATGTTCGCGTAGTACAAAATCAGTTTATGGCAATATAACAGATCAAGTGCCTAAAATAATTAGCTTGGATCATCTTCGGCAATATTCCAACAAATAAGGTTATGACCATTCCTTATCACCCATAGCACAAACCCTCTGACTTTCAACTCAGCTACAAGATCAGCATCATATTTAAAGAGAGTTTATTAATTAACTACATAAAGCATAGGTATGGATAGCACATGGAAAGTAAAACCAGAGACGAACTTTAATACTTTCACCAAAGCATGGCAAGATATACGTTTGTTTAGCTACAACTACTTGATTATATACTAAGAGACTACAAATCAAACATGTCAGTAAATCAGGAGTAAGAACACCATAAAAATATCTTGGCAAACAATTAATAATTGGAGATGGGAAATAAACCAAGCCGAGATACTTGTACAATCGTTCAAGTAAATCCACGGAAGGTAAATGCCATATTCTTTTCTGTTCTAGAAGTGTGTAAATCAAGTTTAGATCATTTGGCAACAGAACTGACATCTGAAGCATATTATTGATAAACACAACCCACACTCTGTTTTCAAGAATCATACAAAAGCAATCAAAATAGAAGGCTGGGTAACTAAAACAACTTTGATTAAAGCTGTCACACTACAATCAGGATGGCTTTTTTTAAACCCACCCATAACATGCATGGCATGAATCAATATTTGCTCGACAAAAAATGTATAATACATTTACCATCACATGAAGGATTACATTCATAAATTAAAAAGGAAAAATCGAGAATCACTGAATACTTGTTAAATACACATGATAGGGAATATAGAGGTCAAGAATACCTGCTGAAGCACTGAATTCCACCAAAAATGTCCGCGACAGATTGAATAGCTCTCCAGATTCAGGTGAAATGCACATCCATAAAAACGCCTCCGCATATTTGTTGTCAAACAATggtttgcctaaaaatagtatgtCATACACATTTGTCAGTACATCAATCAGAATTTTGTTTCTATGAGAAATAAATCACTCACATTAGCACAAACAAAATGAAAGAAATAATCTCACTTGGAGCCTGAGCCATAGAAATTAAAACAATGCTTGAGCTAGAAAACATAACTCTAAACTGGACAGCAGCAGTTCCTTCTAAACTAGTGTGGGCCATCTTTTGTGGAGATAAAACCCGAGCATAAACAACACACGGACAAACTCTAGCCTTATGGTGACACACGAATCAGAAATTAAAAATGTGAGGATACAGGGAGGAAGATTGTTGAGACACAAGCACCTAAACCTGCAGGTCGACATCTCGAGAGCTGAAGGAAGAGGAGGGAACCGTGGCAGAGAAGAGAGGCGGCCATATCCTTGCTCCTGCTGCTCCGGCCGGCGCACGACCTCTAACTCCTCTCAACACCCCTGCAGCCGGCAGCTTCATCCATGAGACAAAGGGATGAAAAGAAGCGAGTGAGGACAGGGGGATAGATAGAGGGACATGTAGTTGCAGCTTCGCTAATCAAAAGAGGGGAGTACAGAAAGGAAGGAGGACGAACTTGCGTGTGTAGGTATGAAAGACGACGAGCCGGCGGCACTCCTTCCGGTGATCTCTCTCCCTCTCATCTTTTCTCTTCAGCAGATCGGATCGAGCGCCCTCGTCGTCTCCCTTTGCCGCCAGATCTTTGCCGTCGCTGGAGAGAATAGTGAAGGGGAGGAAGAGGCGGCGCGGTGGAGAGCAGGGCagaaggggaggaggcggcggcgccgtGGAGAGGGAGGGGAGCGGGGCGGCTAGGTTTGGAGGGGAGGGGAATGGGCGTGCGTGTGGCTCGGGGGGAGCGGGGGAGACGATGGCTCGGGCGGAGGGGGGGAGATGCAGGCCGGCTCGCTCGCTCGCACTATTTCGCTCGTGTGGTGCGGTGCGCCCTCGCGTTTTTTTTCCCACGTGGAGGGCGGCGCGGTGGTTTTTACCCCTCGCGTGGTGCGGTGCgctcgagagatggttgtgcctAGCACTTATCGAGGGTTTATATGTTAGATATTGACATAATATGATATGAGGCATTTGTCACCATGGCGGAAGGAAAAGGATGTCACGGCGGTGAAAATTGGAAATGGTGCCACAGCAACATtctgggttccggtaactcgttGGGGTACCGGTGCAAAAGAGCAAGTGTGTGGATGTGCAGAACATGctagagatggtggggtgatcccggatTCCGGATGTCCCACGAGTTGGTGGCAAGGCAAACATGGAAGGAAAGGTGCAAGCGACAACTCGGACACGGTGCaaccacgagcatctcatacatcACACACGCATTCGTCCATGAGTGTCGTCTCGgcgttataccttcgaagcggaTCGGGTTTGATGCGTCGTAGATGGGAGTAGACGTTCTCGcaacggtagtggaagtagtagTACACGGGTCGTAGTGGGAAGTAGTGGTGCTATCGTTCATCAGCGATCATCGGGACAGCAGTGAAAGTAGCAGTACACGACATCTTATCGAGAATCACGGTGGCGGTAGTTGTACACATGTTGTAGTCGAACTTGATGGAACCAATGTCCTCGAGGGTAGTCGTGGTACTTGGGGTCTTCGGACTGCCGGTCTCGGTTCttgcgacggtagtggtacaagGTTGGGAAGTAGTCGTACTCGCGAACTTGTCGGATCcacggcgacggtagtggaacTTGACGCACCGCCGTGTGTAGTCGTACTCGGTGTtacatgtagttgaacttgaggGGGTCTTGGCGTCGGACTTGCGGCCTTGGACAGAATCATGGCAGGGTTCAGCTGCTGCCCCACGTCCATGACGAAAACGAAGCTCGGGCATGAAGTCGAAGCAGCAAGCAGGGGCGCGGCGGCTGTGGTGGTGACTAGCAAGCGGCGGCCATGGGTGCTGGTGGAGGCCGGCGCAGGGCGAGAGGAGCAGATGAAGGCTCGGGCTCCTCAAGCCATGGGGATGGCCGGCAACAGGCAGCTGCGGGAGGCTGAGGGGAGCGGCGAGGTCGGCCGGATCTGGAGCTTGAGGCATCCGGCGGCGACGCTGGAGCAGGGCACTGGCGGTGCGAGGGAGAGGCCGCGCGCGGCAGAGACGGCTTGCGGGAGCTCCGGCGAGGGCACCGGTGGTCGGGGACGGGCGAAGCGGCGATGAGGAGGCCGGGGATGCGGAAgacggcgtggaggcgcggcACTGGTCGCGGGTGTGGGAGGCGGATCCGGAGCGGGAGGTCGCCGATGAGGAACTGGACGGGGCGGCGCGGGCTGACGAGGTGCTGCGGGGCGACGGTGTGGGAGGACGAGGGGGAGAGGGAAAGAGGTTGCGGCGCTGTCGGGAGGACCGGGAAGGGATCGAGGGAGAGAGTGGGGGTTCGGATCCTCTCTGGCGGCGTGAGCAGGGGAACGAGGGAGAGGGGGTTGACCGAGAGATGAGGAGGGAATCGGGGCTAGGGTTTAGGTGCGGCTGGGCCTAGGTGGTTAGGCCCAAGAGGCCGGCTGGGCTGCaaggctttctctctctctctctactctcTCCAAAACTCTTAAAAACAGAAAAGCAAAGAAAGAGAAAGGAGAGAAAAGAAAAGAGTGGTCAAGAATTTGGGCATGGGGATCATTTTCCTGGACTCACAAAAAATGCGAGGAATTTGACAAAAATAGTCTGAGGATTTTTAGAGGAAGTAAAATCCACGCCTGTTGGATTTGACTCAAACAAGTTTGAATTTCGAAACCCATTCAAATGAACTCCAAATGGGTTGAAATTATAGGGGGTGACCCTACACACCAGATGTGATTTATGGGCGGATTTTGAACATTTATGGAGAAGTAAAATTGCAACTCAATTTTACTAAAAGGTCGAAAAGGAAGGATAGGAAGTTGAGTCGGATAAAAGAAGAGTTGAAGAATAATGCAAATGTGTTATGGGTGATTCCaagttaatggaatatttatTATAGCCCCCTAATATATTGgaaggatatgttataaagagaaatcatcatgcgaattccctcgatttaaatagatcaacgatctatgcaatttatttagttgagttttaaaaaggggttgcaagatgacatgatgcaatgcacgTGATGCAAAGATGAAAGcaacaaacaaaacaaaacacACGACGAATCTCAGAATccatggaaggcatctggagcgccggtcttggggcgtcacaccgagatgtactctaggcttgctctcatcacaaatgagattgccggcttaggaagcgaagagatgactgacaaattcatcatcaagaagatcctaagagccttggatggaaaatatgataccgtgtgcaccttgatccaaatgatgccgaatcacaaagatctcaagcccgcagaagtcattggtagaattgttgctcatgagatgtcactcaaggataaggaagagctccacaacaagtgaagtggtgcttacaaagctttaagtgatgctcctacaacatcaagtgagaagcaagtctccaatgaagaattgagcttaatggtgaagaacttcaacaagttctacaagaatagaagcaaagagaaaagctccaagtcaaggtcctacaatgacaaaagatcttctagtcgtgatcgTAATTGCTACAGTTGTGGAAGACtcagacactactccaatgagtgtacggctccctacaaaaaaAGAGAAGATTCACCAAAAAGGAGGAGTAGAAGAGATGAATCACCTCCaaaagagagaaggagtagagatgatcgttatgaacgaagaccctctcgtagacgcaaggattcggaaaggaaggacaagtcatcaaagagctacacaagaggaagacatcaagctcacgttggtgaatgggtatccggttccgactccgacAACTACTCCGAGAGAAGCTATCACTCTCACTCCGGCTATACTCAAAATGAAGGTGTTGCCGTTCTtgcacttgtgtcatccaactcctacgacatatttgactcaccaaatgaaggaattggaagatgattcatggctaaaggccctaaggtatcacaccccgagtatgttgatttcaatactgatgaagatgacttgctaggtgatgatgatttacttgttgacaatgctagtgatgaaaactatgataaACTTGCTAGTAATCATGTTAATCAAGATGAAACGAATGAAAATTACAAggaggagattgagcgtctaactaaagaactaaacactcttaagttagctcatgaaacaactctagaggatcatagagagctcctaaggactcatgagaagctacgcttcgagaagctaaatttagagcaagaacatgagtttctaaaagctatcaatgatgatcttcgaaaGAAGAGTTCTTCTTATCTTGCCAAACATCTCATCTTGTCTACTtatatgccacaagtaaaatctagcaataagagcaagaaagattcttcctctagtagtaacaataaccatgctaaatccaatattgttgcttctagtagttctcttgattccactaatgattctcttagccaagttacacttgatcaagaaaatagcttattgaagggaattatagagaaaggtgtttacaagagccttgccggaagtaagcaatttgaggaaattgtacgcaagcaaggaaggcaccggaagaatcaaggtgttggtttcgAACGAAAatttcaatgccaatggagttgagtgagaagaagatcaataccccaagacgaagaaaatagcttattgaagggaattatatagaaaggtgtttacaagagccttgccggaagtaagcaatttgaggaaattgtacgcaagcaaggaaggcaccggaagaatcaaggtgttggtttctAACGAAAatttcaatgccaatggagttgagtgggaagaagatcaataacCGAAGACGatgtttgttcctcaacaagacaagtatgaccccacttctttcaagggaacacaagctaagacgatcttccaccacaagaccacaggctaaaaggcaaggacaagcttcaagaagagattgactcatttgaagaagctcctaaggccatggtcaagtgggttcccaagactacatcaagctCTACACcatcaagtatgactacaactccaaggattcccatcaagttgatgtggatcccaaagaagaagaactagagtgttcttgagggtgacttcgccaacatacttcactcatattcattttggcgAGAACTTGTTCAATCAACTTTCATATCCTGCACTAGTtcatggagtcacaaaccctcttgttggtaagacaagggacaaggtaacctaatgctttcatggacatcatcatatgtgaaattcactctatgtctatggatatccttgtatgttccttgtgggactaacccatgtaggtattgaaagtgcaacactccaatggattgctccaaaagatctacatcaacattgagcatccacatcttcaacatctacatgaagtcatcatcgacaaaacccaaggttagttcatccctcttaggggggatatcacatctaggggggctttgctctaagaattgagctaaagcaactctaatggtgtgtaCACATCAATGCTTTATgaaaaagtggtaaccccacttgtgcttaaacaatgagtatgacctacgatcaaatgttctcatttgactcctcagtcaatatactcatatatagatgacccaGTCATCgtcaattgcttgatagatgctagaattgtttgtgcatgctttgtcacatatttcatttgctatgtaattgtgtgagcatgttggttgcataatttctccattcgaggacatccatttgttgttttgattgtctTGCTTTTTATtagccaaatggatggacaagaatgcctaagaaccttCTCTAGCTATCTATGTTTTTTCTcttctcaaactctattcatgctacatcacaaaaaTTGAACAAGTATTTTTCGGACCCCCCGGGTGAGGAGCCCTCGGGGCCACCGATCCGTCAAGGGGTGCCTTCCAAAACCTTCTTGTGAATTTCGGTCAGACCAACACACTCATatttgttggggatcgttgcagaattttaaaattttctacgcatcaccaagatccatctatggagtttactagcaacgagaaggaaggagtgcatctacatacccttgtagatcgcgagcggaagcgttcaagtgaacggggttgatggagtcgtactcgtcgtgatccaaatcaccgatgaccgagcgccgaacggacggcacctccgcgttcaacacacgtacggagcaacgacgtctcctccttcttgatacagcaagggggaaggagaggttgatggagatccagcagcaggacggcgtggtggtggaagtagcggggatcccggcagggcttcgccaagcgcaagcgggagggagaggtgtcacgggagggagagggaggcgccaggggctagggtactgctgccctccctccccccacatatatataggccccctggggggcgccggccctgggatcccatctacatgggggggggcggcggccaaggggggaaacttgccccccaagccaggtggggcgcccccacccccggggtttccaaccctaggcgcagggggaggcccatggggggagcaccagcccaccaggggctgg
This genomic window contains:
- the LOC109749123 gene encoding uncharacterized protein isoform X4 encodes the protein MRGREITGRSAAGSSSFIPTHARVLRGVRGRAPAGAAGARIWPPLFSATVPSSSFSSRDVDLQANHCLTTNMRRRFYGCAFHLNLESYSICRGHFWWNSVLQQDYYGFSEGGGGGCTACSIWFQECVLHLKKFLGHEVSESFKSERNTKQNIYDASNL
- the LOC109749123 gene encoding uncharacterized protein isoform X3, with product MRGREITGRSAAGSSSFIPTHARVLRGVRGRAPAGAAGARIWPPLFSATVPSSSFSSRDVDLQANHCLTTNMRRRFYGCAFHLNLESYSICRGHFWWNSVLQQDYYGFSEGGGGGCTACSIWFQECVLHLKKFLGHEVSESFKSERNTKDGGNRGTLWCRRARDSSPLTESTLLSQLRAYGAAAWKPTTSTAALYLPLICMS